In one Mucilaginibacter ginsenosidivorax genomic region, the following are encoded:
- a CDS encoding DoxX family protein encodes MALFSNLGNYKNFGLLIIRVGLGIMFIYHGYPKLMGGAKEWTELGGSMKYVGIHFLPMVWGLLAAVTELLGGFLLIIGLAFRPVCILLFINLVIAALMHLRTGGGLGEAAHAIEDAIVFAGLIFIGPGKYSVDKK; translated from the coding sequence ATGGCATTATTTAGCAATTTAGGCAACTACAAAAACTTTGGCCTTTTAATTATCCGCGTGGGTTTGGGCATTATGTTTATTTATCACGGCTACCCTAAGCTGATGGGAGGCGCTAAGGAATGGACCGAGCTTGGCGGGTCGATGAAATATGTTGGCATTCACTTTTTACCCATGGTGTGGGGCCTGCTTGCTGCCGTTACGGAACTACTGGGTGGGTTCCTGCTAATTATAGGCCTTGCGTTCCGCCCGGTATGTATTTTACTATTTATCAACCTGGTTATCGCAGCGTTAATGCACTTACGCACAGGCGGTGGCCTGGGCGAAGCGGCTCATGCTATTGAAGACGCCATCGTGTTTGCCGGCTTAATATTTATAGGGCCGGGTAAATATAGCGTGGATAAAAAGTAA
- a CDS encoding DUF1735 domain-containing protein, translating to MKKLIILLGVLTVSLTSCLKDKPNVDFSNIGAFTELVHSGAPYFNEAAITDAADTIVKTLQVNITGQYPPTKDVTVTIGVDNALLTAYNAANTAIVYEAPPAGSFKIGATSVTIKAGSRLANIPVTFYKKQLDPSKSYMLPIKIVSSTIALSGNFTVKYYHFIGNDFAGTYNHFYTRWEQADTTASAPSSKRVNKGTSVFNPISPTEFTVTTSYYTAPRYDVTFVKTGNGATATYSKFVIKFYGTDIADLFTPGGVVLATGPFFLPADYHTNPFDPNGVYTYAQSLKLFRFFFTTASRGIIDEYTK from the coding sequence ATGAAAAAATTAATCATACTATTAGGAGTCCTTACCGTCTCGCTTACATCTTGTTTAAAGGATAAGCCAAACGTGGATTTTTCAAATATCGGCGCTTTCACGGAGCTGGTACACAGCGGTGCACCTTACTTTAACGAGGCTGCAATTACCGATGCTGCAGATACCATTGTAAAAACGCTGCAGGTAAACATTACCGGCCAATACCCGCCAACAAAAGATGTAACAGTAACAATAGGGGTAGATAATGCTTTGCTTACAGCCTACAACGCTGCAAACACGGCAATTGTTTATGAAGCACCTCCAGCAGGTTCGTTCAAAATTGGGGCAACATCTGTAACCATAAAAGCTGGTTCACGGTTAGCTAACATTCCTGTAACTTTTTACAAAAAGCAGCTTGATCCATCAAAAAGCTATATGTTACCTATCAAGATAGTTAGCTCAACTATAGCATTAAGTGGTAACTTCACAGTTAAATATTACCACTTTATTGGTAACGACTTTGCAGGAACATACAACCACTTTTACACCAGGTGGGAGCAGGCAGATACAACTGCAAGTGCCCCTTCAAGCAAACGTGTGAATAAAGGTACCTCGGTTTTTAACCCGATAAGTCCTACCGAGTTTACGGTAACAACCTCTTATTACACCGCGCCACGCTATGATGTAACCTTTGTTAAAACCGGTAACGGAGCTACAGCAACCTATTCGAAATTTGTAATTAAATTTTACGGAACGGATATAGCTGACTTATTTACACCTGGTGGTGTAGTATTAGCTACCGGTCCGTTCTTTTTACCGGCAGATTACCATACTAACCCATTTGATCCAAATGGCGTATATACTTACGCACAATCATTGAAGTTGTTCAGATTTTTCTTCACTACGGCTTCAAGAGGAATTATTGACGAGTACACTAAGTAA
- a CDS encoding SusD/RagB family nutrient-binding outer membrane lipoprotein: MKTKTIFKRKVNLSLLFSALLLTGIVGCQKGTFDVNKVNPNSPTSAPSQYLLSAALASTASLMHGGNSDVLDNWMGYWTQSGGFTPSTTYVIYQITSSNYTGNFDSAYIILSNYNLLLKNAGNDPTQSYYKAMATIMEAFMYQRLVDLYNSVPYSQALSTNATFSYKYDDPATIYKSLVAKCDSAVTIINAAPSNALNPGNYDVVFGGNMPNWVKFAKTLKLKLLMRQTENGLGSAGVKSALSGMTTGDFLTVDASVNPGYSNATSGQLNPLYYDLVANATGQNGLNTTYYRANSYAVKFYQDHNDPRINAIYAPSGQEAIAYTTQLDGTIATNRAKVKGRDYGSTNGNGESNSVISAILGTGFTSAGKQKGPTQSAPLITAFESLFLQAEAVQRGYLAGDAGAIYNAAVAADFTFLGAPGAADYTNQPDALTNYSVSLDKITTIITQKWAAMNSVDPLESYSDWRRLNIPSNLPVSHYPGVTVTHIPYRFPYTINETTLNGANVPSGGTGTDLFTSKIFWMK; encoded by the coding sequence ATGAAAACGAAAACAATATTTAAGCGAAAAGTTAACCTGAGTTTGCTTTTCTCTGCGCTGCTGTTAACGGGTATTGTAGGATGTCAGAAGGGAACATTTGATGTTAACAAAGTGAACCCTAACTCACCAACTTCTGCTCCGTCACAATACTTATTAAGCGCAGCATTGGCTTCTACCGCAAGTTTAATGCATGGCGGTAACTCTGATGTGTTGGATAACTGGATGGGTTACTGGACACAAAGCGGTGGTTTTACACCAAGTACTACTTACGTAATTTACCAGATAACCAGCAGTAACTATACAGGTAACTTTGATAGTGCCTACATTATTTTATCAAATTACAATCTGTTGTTAAAAAATGCCGGTAACGATCCAACACAGTCATACTACAAAGCGATGGCTACAATTATGGAAGCCTTTATGTATCAGCGACTTGTTGATTTATACAACAGCGTGCCATATTCTCAGGCGCTTAGTACAAATGCAACATTTTCATACAAGTATGATGATCCGGCTACTATTTACAAAAGCCTGGTTGCCAAGTGCGATTCGGCGGTTACAATTATTAACGCTGCCCCAAGCAATGCTTTAAATCCGGGCAACTATGATGTGGTATTTGGTGGAAATATGCCAAACTGGGTAAAGTTTGCCAAAACATTAAAACTTAAGCTTTTAATGCGTCAAACAGAAAATGGTTTAGGTAGTGCGGGTGTTAAATCCGCTTTATCAGGCATGACAACCGGCGACTTCTTAACTGTAGATGCATCTGTTAACCCAGGTTACTCTAACGCAACAAGCGGCCAGTTAAACCCGCTTTATTATGATTTGGTTGCCAATGCAACTGGCCAAAATGGATTAAATACTACCTACTACCGTGCCAACAGCTATGCAGTTAAATTTTACCAGGATCATAACGATCCACGTATAAATGCAATCTACGCACCATCGGGTCAGGAGGCCATCGCTTATACCACCCAATTAGATGGTACAATTGCTACAAACAGGGCTAAAGTAAAAGGCAGGGATTACGGCAGTACCAATGGTAATGGCGAGTCAAATTCTGTAATCTCGGCTATTCTTGGTACAGGTTTTACATCTGCCGGTAAACAAAAGGGCCCAACGCAATCGGCACCACTTATTACTGCATTTGAAAGCCTGTTTTTACAGGCGGAAGCTGTTCAGCGTGGGTATCTTGCGGGCGATGCCGGAGCCATTTACAATGCGGCAGTAGCGGCTGATTTTACATTCCTTGGCGCACCTGGTGCTGCCGACTATACAAACCAGCCAGATGCTTTAACCAACTATTCAGTTTCGTTAGATAAAATAACCACCATTATTACACAAAAATGGGCCGCCATGAACTCGGTTGACCCATTAGAGTCATATAGCGACTGGAGAAGATTAAATATCCCAAGCAACCTTCCTGTTTCTCATTATCCAGGTGTTACGGTAACACACATTCCTTATCGTTTCCCTTATACTATTAATGAAACTACCTTAAATGGGGCTAATGTGCCGTCGGGCGGTACAGGTACAGATTTATTCACATCTAAAATATTCTGGATGAAATAA
- a CDS encoding PspC domain-containing protein: protein MNKTIIININGIVFHIEEDAYDVLKLYMTDVKRHFSTSADSLEITTDIENRIAEMFNEILASQSKQVIVEQDVKLVIEQMGSVEDFESAESDAKAPGNNSYAYNTERRRLFRDPDDHLVSGVAAGIANYFDIPAVWIRLAFVIFLCVAGSGFFLYVILWMVIPKAVSRADRMAMKGEKQDLKGFKKSFEEELSSVKENLHNFQHEARPFVYKTRDFIGDFFDHLGVFLRGAGGLLGKIIAGGILLGCFGLAIALIVVVIMFLAFGKTDIYHIFPFNIVNHNTNLVFIAGGFLLLAIPLTAIILLIIGFLFRNASFNRSVGTTLLCVWLAALGAVVYYGVRASVDFREGARLNTTINLKAPANNTYYLQLNDAKYLSNEDSTRLRIKERFNGMVILDDDFNGNDEMDGPNRVSIDIEKSDVQQPVLVESFTARGRDYEDALTNTKNITYRFIQKDSVLKFDRHLERTAGTLWRGQNLHLTLKVPLNSKLIIDTRLDVNIGFNPYDCQQSNKPANPLGAKFIMKENGIECDIPPVPQATIDSLRRQEVADSLKNANQQ from the coding sequence ATGAACAAAACTATCATCATCAATATAAATGGCATCGTTTTTCACATCGAAGAGGATGCTTATGACGTACTTAAACTTTACATGACAGATGTAAAACGTCATTTTTCTACCTCGGCCGACAGCCTGGAGATAACAACCGACATTGAAAACCGCATTGCCGAGATGTTTAACGAAATTTTAGCAAGCCAAAGCAAACAGGTTATTGTGGAGCAGGACGTAAAGCTTGTAATTGAGCAAATGGGCTCGGTTGAGGATTTTGAATCGGCCGAAAGCGATGCAAAAGCGCCCGGAAATAATTCTTACGCTTATAATACCGAGCGTCGCCGGCTTTTTCGCGATCCGGACGATCACCTTGTGAGTGGTGTTGCAGCGGGCATTGCCAATTACTTTGATATTCCGGCTGTTTGGATCAGGCTGGCCTTTGTAATTTTCCTATGTGTGGCAGGCAGCGGTTTCTTTTTATACGTTATATTGTGGATGGTGATCCCGAAAGCCGTTAGCCGTGCCGACAGGATGGCGATGAAAGGGGAGAAGCAAGACCTGAAAGGTTTTAAAAAGAGCTTCGAGGAAGAGCTGAGCTCGGTTAAAGAAAACCTGCACAACTTTCAGCACGAGGCCAGGCCTTTTGTTTACAAGACCCGCGATTTTATAGGCGATTTTTTTGATCACCTTGGTGTATTTTTACGGGGTGCCGGCGGTTTGCTTGGTAAAATAATAGCAGGCGGTATATTATTAGGCTGCTTTGGGCTTGCTATTGCGCTTATTGTGGTGGTTATTATGTTTTTAGCGTTCGGTAAAACCGATATCTACCATATATTTCCATTTAACATAGTTAACCATAATACCAACCTTGTATTTATAGCAGGTGGCTTTTTATTACTGGCTATCCCTTTAACCGCCATCATTCTACTCATTATTGGCTTCTTATTCCGCAATGCTTCATTCAACAGGTCGGTTGGCACCACCTTATTGTGTGTATGGCTGGCCGCGCTTGGTGCGGTAGTATATTATGGCGTAAGAGCATCTGTTGATTTTAGGGAAGGCGCAAGGCTAAACACCACCATCAATCTTAAAGCCCCGGCAAACAATACCTATTACCTGCAGCTTAACGATGCCAAATACCTGAGCAACGAGGATAGCACCCGTTTACGCATAAAAGAGCGCTTTAACGGCATGGTTATTTTAGACGACGACTTTAACGGCAACGATGAGATGGACGGCCCGAACCGCGTAAGCATCGATATCGAAAAAAGCGATGTACAACAACCGGTATTAGTAGAATCATTTACCGCACGCGGCCGCGATTATGAGGATGCACTTACCAATACAAAAAACATAACCTACCGTTTTATACAAAAAGATTCGGTACTGAAATTTGACCGACACCTGGAAAGGACCGCCGGTACATTATGGCGCGGTCAAAATTTACACCTTACTTTAAAAGTGCCATTAAATTCAAAATTAATTATAGATACCAGGCTGGATGTTAACATAGGCTTTAACCCCTATGATTGTCAGCAAAGCAATAAACCAGCTAACCCGCTTGGCGCAAAATTTATCATGAAAGAAAACGGCATTGAGTGCGATATCCCACCAGTACCACAGGCAACTATCGACAGCCTGAGGAGGCAGGAGGTAGCCGATAGCCTAAAAAATGCAAATCAGCAATAA
- a CDS encoding carboxypeptidase-like regulatory domain-containing protein: MKKQILPTLLCVAATHFAMAQTTASGTVKNENGQAVVSALVQEANTKTATYTDSAGFFTLPLTGNTALLVSAKGYKDEKVSAKDNLVVVLKHGKSSAKELTPEDPNKAAASPVLENKNQGSTFFNVSAASGSLFNISHKEDTKGSRYLIGDGWAKGYVVDKTGATVKNDNFAYNYDKINGSLLLTQDKRAAVDVDRDQIKSFTIYNKLDQPETYQLVAAINPTHYSQVLSDGSKYKVYKFTKTTFVKSDFKTDGMTSTGNHYDEYVDEPTYYVLNVKTAALQKISLKAKAIKQVFAADADKVKTYFNDHADDDINDTFLSNLADSLN, translated from the coding sequence ATGAAAAAACAAATCCTACCTACCTTATTGTGTGTTGCAGCTACTCATTTTGCAATGGCACAAACAACCGCTTCGGGTACAGTTAAAAATGAGAATGGGCAAGCAGTTGTTTCGGCCCTTGTGCAGGAGGCCAATACAAAAACAGCAACTTATACCGATTCGGCGGGCTTTTTTACCCTGCCGCTAACTGGTAATACCGCATTGCTGGTAAGCGCCAAAGGTTATAAAGACGAAAAAGTGAGTGCTAAAGATAATCTGGTGGTAGTGCTTAAGCACGGCAAATCGTCGGCTAAAGAATTAACACCGGAAGATCCTAACAAAGCGGCAGCTAGTCCTGTCCTTGAAAATAAAAACCAGGGATCGACATTTTTTAACGTTTCTGCTGCAAGCGGAAGCTTATTTAATATAAGCCATAAAGAAGATACCAAAGGTAGCCGTTATTTAATCGGCGATGGCTGGGCTAAAGGTTATGTAGTTGACAAAACTGGTGCCACAGTTAAAAATGATAATTTTGCCTATAACTACGACAAGATTAATGGCTCCCTGTTGTTAACCCAAGATAAACGTGCAGCCGTTGACGTAGACCGCGACCAGATAAAAAGCTTTACGATTTATAATAAACTCGATCAGCCTGAAACATACCAATTGGTTGCTGCGATAAATCCAACACATTACAGCCAGGTATTATCAGATGGCAGCAAATACAAGGTTTATAAGTTTACCAAAACAACATTTGTAAAGTCGGATTTTAAAACCGATGGTATGACATCAACCGGAAACCACTATGACGAATATGTTGACGAGCCAACTTATTATGTACTTAATGTTAAAACCGCGGCTTTGCAAAAGATCTCGTTAAAGGCAAAGGCCATCAAACAGGTGTTTGCTGCCGATGCTGATAAAGTGAAAACTTATTTTAACGACCATGCTGATGATGATATCAACGATACCTTTCTGAGTAACCTTGCCGATTCGTTGAATTAA
- a CDS encoding PadR family transcriptional regulator, whose translation MIVENTQTQMRKGILEYCILSIIAKGETYASDIIAELKKAQLLVVEGTLYPLLTRLKNNGLLTYNWVESISGPPRKYYVLSDEGRNVLEQLDKTWQELVYAVQTAIGDRK comes from the coding sequence ATGATCGTCGAAAACACACAAACCCAAATGAGGAAGGGCATACTGGAGTACTGCATCCTATCCATCATAGCCAAGGGCGAAACATATGCTTCAGATATAATTGCTGAGCTAAAGAAAGCCCAACTGCTTGTAGTTGAGGGTACTCTGTACCCATTATTAACCCGTTTAAAGAACAATGGACTACTCACCTACAACTGGGTCGAGTCGATTTCAGGGCCGCCGCGAAAGTATTACGTTCTATCAGACGAGGGCCGGAACGTGCTGGAACAGCTGGATAAAACCTGGCAGGAATTAGTTTATGCTGTGCAAACGGCTATTGGAGACAGAAAATAA
- a CDS encoding SusC/RagA family TonB-linked outer membrane protein translates to MKKLLLASLCFLLLCLTQVYAQNRTVTGTVTDKGDGLPIPGVSVKVKGTSSGTQTNASGKFSLSVSPGAVLTFSFIGYNAQDVAVGTKNTIDVVLASANSQLNEVVVTALGIQRQAISVGYSTAKVSGKEITQAKPISVVNGLTGKVSGLQVTTTNNGLFAPTRVTLRGNRSLLGNNQPLYVVDGAIFYSDISTLNPEDILDINTLKGSSASAVYGSDASNGVIVITTKHGTKGTSALTVSSTYQIEKVSYIPEYQSRFGANGGEGEVFDFTKFGDGNGNYYYFPYENQSYGPEFNGQLVPIGRPLADGSSELVPYAAVKNQKKDFFDTGITTQHNFSFNSGDENGSFFMSGQDLKSKSIMPKDEGRRDIFRVGGDRKYGAFSTSYSMAYTYKTTNQTSTGAVYNDLIESPVNIPIVDLKDPNSKYGGIDQYYNDYYISPGQIINEVRYLNVENHIQANLQANLKVAKFLSLSYRTALDNTTSRYENKDSGRTYSAFTKSANTMVYPDTNGDGKLDVVPGDGAGTKASANNLLPSYGTGNFTNLLFSSDFLANFNFKLPSDFKIDGTLGVAYQDNKITYTNIGQTSLNFLPYNVSNFTGAPGIGQAQFQARKLGYFGTATIGYKSYAFIHGSYRTDLDSRLSEKNKYIPYYGIDGTVVLSEIFKSIAENDYVNFVKLRFAHSLTGNASPLAGGSQYIAYGAYQTIPTVGAAANFPYSASGISGYALNGTIANPDIKPEKVTENEIGLDLGFFKDRLTLTASAYKAVTKDGIVPAQISRASGFTSAILNAANTQNKGLELDLHGTVIKSQAVTWNLGVNYTKQQSKVNSIAASLKELAIGGNTFAILDLPYAQLKGYDWSRDPASGKVIVDANTGLPVRASATTALGNVNPTDILGFTSSVSYKGFTLNLTVDYRGGYKIFNQISNTLDHAGNSITSTLAGRQRFVFPNSVYKNAQGNYVDNTNILTQDGNYNFWPTTYLGVDANYVTSAAAWKLREATINYNFPKAWLRDVKFIKNVNVAVSGRNLIMLRPKTNKYTDPEFNDDTSNAVGRTTLNQAPPTRIFSGTLAVTF, encoded by the coding sequence ATGAAAAAACTTCTACTAGCAAGTTTGTGCTTTCTGTTGTTATGCCTAACACAGGTTTATGCGCAAAACCGTACAGTAACGGGTACGGTTACGGACAAAGGCGATGGCCTTCCGATTCCGGGGGTATCAGTAAAGGTAAAGGGAACCTCGAGCGGAACCCAAACCAATGCTTCCGGTAAATTCTCTCTTAGCGTGTCTCCGGGCGCTGTACTTACCTTCTCATTTATTGGTTACAATGCCCAGGATGTGGCAGTTGGCACAAAAAACACAATTGATGTTGTGCTTGCAAGTGCAAACAGCCAGTTGAATGAGGTTGTAGTTACTGCACTGGGTATCCAAAGGCAAGCCATTTCGGTAGGTTACTCTACTGCTAAAGTTTCTGGTAAAGAAATTACCCAGGCAAAACCAATCAGTGTTGTTAACGGTTTAACAGGTAAAGTATCTGGTTTGCAGGTTACCACTACCAACAATGGTTTGTTTGCCCCTACACGTGTTACACTACGTGGTAACAGATCGTTACTCGGTAATAACCAGCCTTTGTATGTTGTTGACGGAGCTATCTTCTATAGCGATATCAGCACACTTAACCCTGAGGACATTTTGGACATTAACACCCTGAAAGGCTCAAGCGCATCAGCTGTTTACGGTTCAGATGCATCAAATGGTGTTATCGTAATTACAACCAAACACGGTACAAAAGGTACTTCTGCATTAACTGTATCGTCAACCTACCAGATTGAGAAAGTTTCTTACATCCCTGAATACCAATCCCGTTTTGGTGCAAACGGTGGTGAGGGTGAAGTGTTTGACTTTACCAAATTTGGCGATGGTAATGGTAATTACTACTACTTTCCATATGAAAACCAAAGCTACGGTCCTGAGTTTAATGGTCAGTTGGTTCCTATTGGTCGCCCATTGGCAGACGGTTCATCAGAATTGGTTCCTTATGCTGCTGTTAAAAACCAGAAAAAAGATTTCTTCGATACAGGTATCACCACCCAGCATAACTTTAGCTTTAATTCAGGCGACGAAAACGGCAGCTTCTTCATGTCGGGCCAGGATCTGAAAAGTAAATCTATCATGCCTAAAGATGAAGGCCGTCGTGATATATTCCGTGTAGGTGGCGACAGGAAATACGGAGCTTTTTCAACTTCGTACTCTATGGCTTACACTTACAAAACTACCAATCAAACCAGCACAGGTGCTGTTTACAACGATTTGATCGAGTCGCCGGTTAATATTCCGATTGTTGATTTGAAAGATCCTAACAGCAAATACGGAGGTATTGATCAGTATTACAATGACTATTACATCAGCCCAGGTCAAATCATCAACGAAGTGAGGTACCTGAACGTTGAAAACCACATCCAAGCTAACTTACAGGCAAATTTAAAAGTAGCTAAGTTTTTAAGCTTATCATATCGTACAGCCCTGGATAACACCACCAGCAGATATGAGAACAAAGATTCGGGCCGCACTTACAGCGCCTTCACAAAAAGCGCAAATACTATGGTTTACCCTGACACTAATGGCGACGGGAAACTTGATGTGGTTCCTGGTGATGGAGCTGGCACAAAAGCTTCGGCCAACAATTTGCTTCCTTCATATGGCACCGGTAACTTTACCAACTTGTTGTTCAGCTCAGATTTCTTGGCCAACTTTAACTTTAAGCTTCCAAGTGATTTCAAAATCGACGGTACTTTAGGTGTTGCTTATCAGGACAACAAAATTACCTATACCAATATCGGCCAAACATCTTTGAACTTTTTGCCTTACAACGTATCTAACTTCACAGGTGCACCAGGCATAGGCCAGGCGCAATTCCAGGCCCGTAAATTAGGTTACTTTGGTACAGCAACCATCGGCTACAAAAGCTATGCATTTATCCATGGTTCATACCGTACAGATTTAGATTCAAGGTTATCTGAAAAAAATAAATATATCCCTTACTATGGTATCGACGGTACTGTTGTGTTAAGCGAGATTTTCAAAAGCATAGCGGAGAATGATTACGTTAACTTTGTAAAACTACGTTTTGCCCATTCATTAACAGGTAACGCTTCTCCGTTAGCCGGCGGGTCTCAATACATTGCCTACGGTGCTTATCAAACTATACCTACTGTAGGTGCTGCTGCTAACTTCCCTTACAGCGCCTCAGGTATATCTGGGTACGCATTAAATGGTACTATTGCCAATCCTGACATTAAACCAGAAAAAGTTACTGAAAATGAGATCGGTTTAGATTTAGGCTTCTTTAAGGATAGGTTAACATTAACTGCATCGGCTTACAAAGCGGTAACTAAAGATGGTATTGTGCCTGCGCAAATTTCTCGTGCATCCGGCTTTACTTCGGCTATATTGAATGCCGCTAATACTCAAAACAAAGGTTTGGAGTTAGATTTACACGGTACCGTTATCAAATCACAAGCGGTAACCTGGAATTTGGGCGTTAACTACACTAAACAACAAAGTAAAGTTAACAGTATTGCAGCGAGCCTGAAAGAATTAGCTATTGGTGGTAATACCTTTGCTATCCTGGACCTGCCCTATGCGCAATTAAAAGGATATGACTGGTCAAGGGATCCCGCATCCGGTAAAGTAATTGTTGATGCCAACACCGGTTTGCCGGTAAGAGCATCTGCCACAACAGCTTTAGGTAATGTAAACCCAACCGACATATTAGGTTTTACATCTTCGGTAAGCTACAAAGGCTTCACGTTGAATTTAACAGTTGATTATAGAGGCGGCTACAAAATCTTCAACCAAATTTCAAATACGCTTGACCACGCTGGTAACAGTATCACTTCTACCCTTGCCGGCCGTCAGCGTTTTGTATTCCCGAACTCGGTTTACAAAAATGCGCAAGGAAATTATGTTGATAATACAAACATACTTACGCAAGATGGTAACTACAACTTTTGGCCAACTACCTACTTAGGTGTTGATGCCAACTATGTAACCAGCGCGGCTGCCTGGAAATTACGCGAAGCTACTATCAACTATAACTTCCCTAAAGCCTGGTTACGCGATGTTAAGTTTATTAAAAACGTTAACGTTGCAGTTTCTGGCCGTAACCTGATCATGCTACGTCCGAAGACCAATAAATACACCGATCCTGAGTTTAACGATGATACCAGCAACGCTGTTGGTAGAACAACCCTAAACCAGGCTCCGCCAACCAGAATATTCAGCGGTACATTAGCTGTAACTTTTTAA